The following are encoded in a window of Verrucomicrobiia bacterium genomic DNA:
- the aroE gene encoding shikimate dehydrogenase yields MKKNEAFSLFGIFGYPLAHSLSPDMQEAAFEKLGMQAFYLVLELGPRRFRNVMARLRKAPLQGFNVTVPYKETVLPYLDKVSLEASRIGAVNTVYRRGKSWRGANTDVHGFLKSLEDEAGFKVRGCKAAVLGAGGAARAVTYALAERGAREITLINRNRARASRLAREFGSIFKRVRLNALPLDPKAAPVLADAALVVNATSVGLKGGSPVPGAWIPKAAGKPKLFFDLIYFPRETQFLKEARKKGHRVLNGTGMLVHQGARALEYWTGKKAPAGVMRAALLKALEAREGKKTA; encoded by the coding sequence GTGAAAAAAAACGAAGCATTCAGTCTGTTCGGCATTTTCGGCTACCCTTTGGCGCATTCCCTTTCTCCCGACATGCAGGAAGCGGCTTTCGAAAAGCTCGGCATGCAGGCCTTTTATCTCGTCCTCGAGCTGGGACCCCGGCGTTTCCGGAACGTGATGGCGCGCCTTCGAAAGGCGCCGCTCCAGGGTTTCAATGTCACGGTTCCTTATAAAGAAACCGTGCTTCCTTACCTGGACAAGGTCAGCCTCGAGGCCTCGCGCATCGGCGCGGTCAATACGGTTTACCGGCGCGGAAAATCCTGGCGAGGCGCGAACACCGATGTCCATGGTTTTTTGAAATCGCTGGAAGATGAGGCGGGTTTTAAAGTCCGCGGCTGTAAGGCCGCGGTGCTCGGCGCGGGAGGCGCGGCGCGAGCGGTCACCTACGCGCTCGCGGAACGCGGCGCCCGCGAAATCACGCTGATTAACCGTAACAGGGCCCGGGCCTCGCGTCTTGCCCGTGAATTCGGAAGTATTTTCAAGCGCGTGCGCCTGAACGCTCTGCCGCTGGATCCGAAAGCGGCCCCGGTGTTGGCGGATGCCGCGCTGGTCGTGAATGCGACGTCCGTCGGCCTGAAGGGCGGATCTCCGGTGCCCGGTGCCTGGATTCCGAAGGCGGCCGGCAAACCGAAGCTTTTTTTCGATCTGATTTATTTTCCGCGGGAAACACAATTTCTCAAAGAGGCCCGGAAAAAGGGCCACCGCGTGCTGAACGGCACGGGCATGCTTGTGCACCAGGGCGCGCGCGCCTTAGAATACTGGACCGGCAAAAAAGCACCGGCCGGCGTGATGCGCGCGGCGCTTTTGAAAGCGCTCGAAGCGAGGGAAGGGAAGAAAACGGCATGA
- the aroB gene encoding 3-dehydroquinate synthase, translating into MKKIKVKSSKHDYTVWVGKGALGMAGKVLKSLVFQGKVFVLTQKKVARHHLPALRGSLAAAGYKPEVFEVPDGEKAKSMGTLAAVYSRLLAKGFERRDMLLALGGGVAGDLGGYAASTYLRGIRFVNAGTTLLAQVDSSIGGKTGVNLAEGKNLAGTFYPPHAVLSDIDVLKTLPEPELRASYAEVVKYGVIRDVSLFRLLERETESALLRNPAVLEEVVVRSASIKAAVVSRDEFETRGERMILNYGHTFGHGFEKNARYRMFHGDAVSLGMACAARLAVRMKMLDPFAELRQLAVLRKLGLPVLLDAKRFQSAAIMKAMMHDKKKRAGKLRFVLPENIGSVTVRQDVPLSRVRSILREMGAGR; encoded by the coding sequence ATGAAAAAAATAAAAGTTAAAAGCTCCAAGCACGACTACACGGTCTGGGTGGGTAAGGGCGCGCTGGGGATGGCCGGCAAAGTGCTCAAGAGCCTCGTGTTCCAGGGCAAAGTCTTTGTGCTCACGCAGAAAAAAGTGGCGCGGCATCATCTTCCCGCGCTGCGCGGATCGCTTGCCGCGGCCGGATACAAGCCCGAGGTCTTCGAAGTTCCCGACGGCGAAAAGGCGAAATCGATGGGAACGCTGGCCGCGGTCTACAGCCGGCTCCTTGCGAAGGGCTTCGAACGGCGCGACATGCTCCTTGCCCTGGGCGGCGGAGTTGCCGGCGACCTGGGCGGCTATGCGGCGTCAACGTATCTGCGGGGCATCCGCTTCGTAAACGCGGGGACGACGCTTCTTGCTCAGGTGGACAGCTCGATCGGGGGCAAGACGGGCGTGAATCTCGCGGAAGGAAAAAATCTCGCGGGAACTTTTTATCCGCCGCACGCGGTGCTGTCGGACATCGACGTTTTGAAAACGCTTCCCGAGCCGGAACTGCGCGCGTCTTACGCGGAAGTCGTGAAGTACGGCGTGATCCGCGACGTGAGTCTCTTCCGCCTGCTGGAGAGGGAAACGGAAAGCGCGCTTCTGCGCAACCCGGCGGTACTGGAAGAAGTGGTTGTGCGTTCCGCCTCGATCAAGGCGGCCGTCGTCAGCCGCGACGAATTCGAAACGCGCGGCGAGCGCATGATCCTGAACTACGGACATACGTTCGGCCACGGGTTCGAGAAAAACGCGCGATACCGCATGTTTCACGGCGACGCGGTGAGCCTCGGCATGGCCTGCGCCGCGCGTTTGGCGGTGCGGATGAAAATGCTGGACCCCTTCGCGGAACTCAGGCAGCTCGCGGTGCTGAGAAAACTGGGCCTCCCGGTGCTGCTGGACGCCAAGCGCTTTCAGAGCGCCGCGATCATGAAAGCCATGATGCATGACAAGAAAAAACGGGCCGGCAAACTCCGGTTCGTGCTTCCCGAAAACATCGGAAGCGTTACCGTACGGCAGGACGTCCCGCTTTCCCGGGTGCGCAGCATTCTCCGGGAGATGGGCGCAGGCCGCTGA
- the ilvB gene encoding biosynthetic-type acetolactate synthase large subunit: MKLTGAQIMIKSLELEGVDAIFGLPGGAILPTFDALYDSKKIKFYLVRHEQGASHMADGYGRATGKPGVCLVTSGPAATNTVTGLATAFMDSAPMICITGQVATTAIGSDAFQEADVVGITRPVTKHNYLITNANDVARIVREAFHIARTGRPGPVLIDFPVDVSRQVVDFEWPEEVQLRGYSIPSHGDAEQIRKAAELIKQAKRPVLYVGGGAVGSGANKEVLELVEKTGIPITTTVLGLGIFPEDHPSSLRMLGMHGTVYANYAVQKSDLLIAVGARFDDRVTGKIDKFCPHAKIVHIDIDPASISKTVKVDVSIVGDVKPVLRQLNKLVTNKRKDIKEWLDQIAEWKKKHPLKYRKDGEALRQEEIIARLGEITKHNAVVTTGVGQHQMWAAQWYQFKAMRSMLTSGGLGTMGYGLPAAIGAQIGRPGEPVICIDGDGSIQMTMCELTTAAYYNIPVKLFIMDNSHHGMVRQWQELFYNQRFSGSVLGPSNPDFLKIAEGHRVLGLRMETHDEVDSVIKKALAHKGPVLVHCIVAKSDNVYPMVPTGAALDQVMDMA, encoded by the coding sequence ATGAAGCTGACCGGCGCGCAAATCATGATCAAGTCCTTGGAACTGGAAGGGGTGGACGCTATTTTCGGGCTGCCCGGCGGAGCCATTCTGCCGACCTTCGATGCCCTTTATGATTCCAAGAAAATTAAATTCTACCTGGTGCGCCACGAACAGGGCGCGTCCCACATGGCGGACGGCTACGGCCGCGCCACGGGAAAACCCGGCGTTTGCCTTGTGACCTCCGGCCCCGCGGCCACGAACACGGTGACGGGACTTGCGACGGCATTCATGGATTCGGCGCCGATGATCTGCATCACGGGCCAGGTCGCGACGACGGCCATCGGCAGCGACGCGTTCCAGGAAGCCGACGTGGTCGGCATCACGCGCCCGGTCACCAAGCACAATTATCTCATCACGAACGCGAATGACGTCGCGCGCATCGTGCGTGAGGCGTTCCACATCGCGCGCACCGGCCGCCCCGGCCCCGTGCTGATCGATTTTCCTGTCGACGTGAGCCGCCAGGTCGTGGATTTCGAATGGCCGGAAGAAGTGCAGCTGCGCGGCTACAGCATCCCGAGCCATGGCGACGCGGAACAGATCCGTAAGGCCGCGGAACTGATCAAGCAGGCCAAGCGTCCCGTGCTGTACGTGGGCGGCGGCGCCGTGGGTTCGGGCGCGAACAAAGAAGTTCTGGAGCTCGTGGAAAAAACCGGCATTCCGATTACTACGACGGTGCTGGGTCTCGGCATTTTCCCGGAAGATCATCCGTCTTCCTTGCGCATGCTGGGCATGCACGGCACCGTGTACGCCAACTACGCCGTGCAGAAATCCGATCTCTTGATTGCCGTGGGCGCGCGCTTTGACGACCGCGTCACGGGCAAGATCGACAAATTCTGCCCGCACGCGAAGATCGTGCACATCGACATCGATCCCGCGTCCATTTCCAAGACCGTGAAGGTGGACGTTTCGATTGTCGGCGACGTGAAGCCTGTCCTGCGCCAGCTGAATAAGCTCGTCACCAACAAGCGCAAAGACATCAAAGAGTGGCTGGACCAGATCGCGGAGTGGAAGAAGAAGCATCCGCTGAAATACCGCAAGGACGGCGAAGCGCTGCGCCAGGAAGAAATCATCGCCAGGCTCGGCGAGATCACCAAGCACAACGCGGTCGTGACGACCGGCGTCGGCCAGCACCAGATGTGGGCGGCGCAGTGGTACCAGTTTAAGGCCATGCGCAGCATGCTGACTTCCGGCGGCTTGGGCACGATGGGTTACGGCCTTCCCGCGGCGATCGGCGCGCAAATTGGCAGGCCGGGCGAGCCGGTGATCTGTATCGATGGTGACGGTTCCATCCAGATGACGATGTGCGAACTGACGACGGCGGCGTACTACAACATTCCCGTGAAGCTTTTCATCATGGACAATTCGCATCACGGCATGGTTCGCCAGTGGCAGGAGCTTTTTTATAATCAGAGATTTTCCGGCTCCGTGCTCGGGCCGTCGAACCCCGACTTCCTGAAAATTGCCGAAGGCCACAGGGTCCTCGGGCTGCGCATGGAAACGCACGATGAAGTCGACAGCGTGATCAAGAAGGCCCTGGCCCACAAAGGCCCGGTGCTGGTCCACTGCATCGTCGCGAAATCCGACAACGTTTATCCGATGGTGCCTACCGGGGCCGCCCTCGACCAAGTCATGGACATGGCGTAA
- the thiS gene encoding sulfur carrier protein ThiS, protein MEIFVNGDKRQIHSGWNVGMLLKEFHVDPRSVVVEHNEVVLSRSHFDETLLAEGDKIEIVRFIGGGSIHGR, encoded by the coding sequence ATGGAAATATTCGTCAACGGTGACAAGCGGCAGATCCATTCCGGCTGGAATGTCGGGATGCTCTTAAAGGAATTTCACGTGGATCCCCGCAGCGTGGTCGTAGAACATAATGAAGTCGTGCTCTCGCGGAGCCATTTCGACGAAACGCTCCTGGCCGAGGGGGACAAAATTGAAATCGTACGGTTCATCGGAGGGGGCAGCATTCATGGCCGGTAA
- the dprA gene encoding DNA-processing protein DprA yields MDSRDLPSLLVLNQLSAGAVAREWTDLLLSGESASRLLKKIREENFAGKRDALVQLERRFDPYREIEACLSAKVSLVAITDPAYPALLREIYDPPLVLYVKGSLVQEDAAALAVVGSRHATAYGLYHARSFSSEIAAAGWTIVSGLARGIDQAAHEGALQTARGRTVAVLGCGVDVVYPRESRRLYEEIGERGAVLSEFSLGSLPLPHHFPRRNRIISGLSLGVWVVEAHVKSGSLITAREALEQGREVFAMPGRIDQLTSSGTHQLLRDGAILVDSVESILVPLAQATVNFREPGRLFAAHAAAGKPAAPSAAAPSLREQDLISSLLKEGDLTPDEIADKLGLGTADLAGRLMELELGGAVKKKPNGRFALR; encoded by the coding sequence ATGGACTCACGGGACCTCCCATCCCTTCTCGTGCTCAACCAGCTGTCCGCGGGCGCCGTCGCGCGCGAGTGGACAGACTTGCTTTTGAGCGGCGAATCCGCGTCGCGCCTCTTGAAGAAAATCCGCGAGGAAAATTTCGCGGGCAAAAGAGACGCGCTTGTGCAGCTGGAAAGACGCTTTGACCCGTACCGGGAAATCGAGGCCTGTCTGTCCGCGAAGGTCTCGCTGGTTGCGATCACCGATCCCGCTTATCCCGCCTTGCTGCGCGAGATTTACGACCCGCCGCTTGTCCTCTATGTCAAAGGCAGCCTGGTGCAGGAAGATGCCGCTGCGCTTGCCGTCGTCGGATCGCGGCATGCGACGGCCTATGGCCTGTATCACGCGCGCTCTTTTTCTTCGGAAATCGCGGCGGCCGGATGGACCATCGTTTCGGGCCTTGCCCGCGGCATCGACCAGGCCGCGCATGAAGGTGCGCTGCAGACGGCGCGGGGCCGCACCGTGGCCGTTCTCGGCTGCGGCGTGGACGTGGTTTACCCGCGCGAGAGCCGCCGGCTGTATGAGGAAATCGGCGAGCGGGGAGCGGTGCTGAGCGAATTTTCGCTTGGCTCGCTTCCTCTGCCGCATCACTTTCCCCGCAGGAACAGAATTATTTCCGGACTCTCGCTCGGCGTCTGGGTCGTCGAAGCTCATGTGAAAAGCGGTTCGCTGATTACTGCCCGCGAAGCCCTGGAGCAGGGGCGGGAAGTCTTTGCCATGCCGGGCAGGATCGACCAGCTCACATCGAGCGGAACGCACCAGCTTCTCCGCGACGGCGCGATTCTCGTGGACAGCGTCGAATCGATCTTGGTTCCCCTGGCCCAGGCCACGGTAAACTTCAGGGAACCCGGCCGCCTGTTTGCCGCGCACGCGGCGGCTGGAAAACCTGCAGCACCTTCTGCAGCGGCGCCGTCCCTTCGCGAACAGGATCTCATCAGCTCTTTATTAAAGGAAGGGGACCTGACTCCGGACGAGATCGCGGACAAATTGGGCTTAGGCACCGCGGATCTCGCGGGCCGGCTGATGGAACTCGAACTTGGCGGAGCCGTCAAAAAAAAGCCGAACGGCCGCTTTGCGCTGCGTTGA
- the aroC gene encoding chorismate synthase: MLNYITTGESHGQYLATILEGMPSGLEVDLEFINGQLRLRQQGYGRGGRQKIETDEVKIMGGVVKGKTTGAPIGFVLFNKDFKIETMPELFRPRPGHADLVGSLKYNQGIRPVLERASARETAMRVAVGALCRVFLKEFGIEVESHVVGIGAVQVPFEDKLSAQDIRKKIADSDLRCISPEKEKQMRAAIDEARRKKDTLGGVYEVRVSGVPIGLGSHVHYERKLDGRLAQHLMGMQSVKAVEIGYGTRAGEVFGSEAHDEIFYDKKKGYYHETNRAGGIEGGTSNGAEIVVRATMKPISTLAQPLASVNMATKKAEKADFERSDTCAVAAGSVIGASIAAYVIADAFLEKFGGDSVAEIERNYQGYLKQIRES; encoded by the coding sequence ATGCTGAATTACATCACGACCGGGGAATCGCACGGGCAGTACCTTGCGACGATCCTCGAGGGAATGCCCAGCGGCCTTGAAGTCGACCTTGAATTCATCAACGGGCAGCTCCGTTTGCGCCAGCAGGGCTACGGCAGGGGCGGCCGCCAGAAAATCGAGACAGACGAAGTCAAGATCATGGGCGGCGTGGTGAAAGGCAAGACGACCGGCGCGCCCATCGGGTTCGTGCTGTTCAACAAGGATTTCAAAATCGAAACCATGCCGGAGCTTTTCCGTCCGCGGCCGGGCCATGCGGACCTGGTCGGTTCCTTGAAATACAACCAGGGCATCCGCCCGGTGCTGGAACGCGCGAGCGCGCGAGAGACCGCGATGCGCGTGGCCGTGGGCGCGCTGTGCCGGGTGTTCCTGAAAGAATTCGGCATCGAGGTGGAGTCGCATGTGGTCGGCATCGGCGCGGTGCAGGTTCCTTTCGAAGACAAGCTTTCGGCGCAGGACATCCGCAAGAAAATCGCGGACTCGGATCTGCGCTGCATCTCGCCCGAAAAGGAAAAACAGATGAGGGCGGCCATCGACGAGGCCCGGCGCAAAAAGGACACGCTCGGCGGCGTTTACGAAGTCCGCGTGTCCGGCGTGCCGATCGGTCTGGGCAGCCATGTGCATTACGAGCGCAAGCTGGACGGCCGTCTGGCCCAGCATCTCATGGGCATGCAGTCGGTCAAGGCCGTGGAGATCGGTTACGGCACGCGCGCCGGCGAAGTATTCGGGTCCGAGGCGCACGACGAAATTTTCTACGACAAGAAAAAAGGTTATTACCACGAGACCAACCGCGCGGGCGGCATCGAAGGCGGCACGTCGAACGGCGCGGAGATCGTAGTCCGCGCCACGATGAAGCCGATCTCGACCTTGGCGCAGCCGCTTGCGTCCGTCAACATGGCCACGAAGAAAGCGGAAAAGGCGGACTTCGAGCGCTCCGACACGTGCGCGGTGGCGGCCGGAAGCGTGATCGGCGCGTCGATCGCGGCTTACGTCATCGCGGACGCCTTCCTCGAAAAATTCGGCGGCGATTCCGTCGCGGAGATCGAGAGAAATTACCAGGGCTACCTGAAGCAAATCCGGGAAAGTTGA
- a CDS encoding 2-isopropylmalate synthase — MVSNRRKIHIFDTTLRDGEQSPGASLTPEEKLKIAVQLERLNVDVIEAGFPASSPGELRAVSMIAERVRKPVICGLARMVERDIEACRQALEKARRKRLHVFLATSQIHREFKLKKDKKEILHLVSRMIKDARRHFDQLEFSPEDASRTEPQFLTQVVSAAIDAGATSINVPDTVGYAVPREFGELISFLVKKNPGLGKKVVLSVHCHNDLGLAVANSLAAIMAGANQVECTVNGIGERAGNAAMEEIAMAIDTRRDLIDCFTELKLNEISKASRLVSSLTGMVVQPNKAIVGRNAFWHASGIHQDGVLKKRQTYEIMDPKKIGLKGNQLMLGKLSGRHAFVERVKKMGFKVSEDDMDRAFAAFKKLADKKKYVFDEDIESIMEDVGANVPEIWKLDYLKVTTESARAASADIRLSHEGTLREASSHGDGPVDACYKAIEKIVKSGAALANYGIRSVTAGKDALGEVVVKLSLQSEEVTGRGTSTDIIEASVKAYLFALNKIFSQSVPGRRPGSLSGL, encoded by the coding sequence ATGGTTTCGAACAGACGTAAAATCCACATCTTCGACACGACGCTGCGCGACGGCGAGCAGTCTCCCGGCGCGTCGTTGACACCCGAAGAAAAACTCAAGATCGCCGTGCAGCTCGAGCGTCTCAACGTGGACGTGATCGAGGCGGGCTTTCCCGCGTCGTCACCCGGCGAACTCCGCGCGGTCAGCATGATCGCCGAGCGCGTGCGCAAGCCCGTCATCTGCGGCCTCGCGCGCATGGTGGAGCGCGACATCGAAGCCTGCCGCCAGGCCCTGGAAAAGGCCCGGCGCAAGCGCCTGCATGTTTTTCTGGCGACCTCGCAGATCCATCGCGAGTTCAAATTGAAGAAGGACAAGAAGGAAATCCTGCACCTGGTCTCGCGCATGATCAAGGACGCGCGCCGGCATTTCGACCAGCTGGAATTTTCGCCCGAAGACGCATCGAGGACCGAGCCTCAGTTTTTGACGCAGGTCGTTTCCGCGGCCATCGACGCGGGTGCCACGTCCATCAATGTTCCGGACACGGTCGGCTACGCCGTGCCCCGCGAATTCGGCGAGCTCATTTCCTTTTTGGTAAAGAAAAATCCCGGCCTCGGCAAAAAAGTGGTGCTGTCGGTCCACTGCCACAATGACCTGGGCCTGGCCGTCGCCAATTCGCTGGCCGCGATCATGGCCGGGGCGAATCAGGTGGAATGCACCGTGAACGGCATCGGCGAGCGCGCCGGAAACGCGGCCATGGAAGAAATCGCCATGGCCATCGACACGCGCCGTGATTTGATCGACTGTTTTACCGAGTTGAAGCTGAACGAGATCTCGAAGGCCTCGAGGCTCGTCTCGTCGCTCACCGGCATGGTCGTCCAGCCGAACAAAGCGATCGTGGGCCGCAACGCGTTCTGGCATGCCTCGGGCATTCATCAGGACGGTGTCCTGAAAAAGCGGCAGACGTACGAGATCATGGACCCGAAGAAAATCGGGCTGAAAGGCAACCAACTCATGCTGGGCAAGCTGTCCGGCCGCCACGCGTTCGTCGAGCGCGTGAAGAAAATGGGCTTCAAGGTCAGCGAAGACGACATGGACCGCGCGTTTGCGGCGTTCAAGAAGCTGGCGGACAAGAAAAAATACGTGTTCGACGAAGATATCGAATCGATCATGGAAGACGTGGGCGCGAACGTTCCCGAGATCTGGAAGCTGGATTACCTGAAGGTCACGACCGAAAGCGCGCGCGCCGCTTCCGCGGACATCCGGCTGTCGCATGAGGGAACCCTGCGCGAGGCTTCTTCGCATGGCGACGGCCCCGTGGATGCGTGTTATAAGGCCATTGAAAAAATCGTGAAGTCCGGCGCGGCACTTGCCAATTACGGGATCCGTTCCGTGACCGCGGGAAAAGACGCGCTCGGCGAAGTGGTCGTGAAGCTGAGCCTCCAGTCCGAGGAAGTCACGGGCCGCGGCACGAGCACCGACATCATCGAAGCAAGCGTGAAAGCTTATCTTTTCGCCCTCAATAAAATCTTTTCCCAGAGCGTGCCGGGAAGACGGCCCGGTTCTTTGTCCGGACTGTAA
- a CDS encoding shikimate kinase — MNVYLVGMMGSGKSSTGQALASLLDLRFVDVDREIQKSESAAVAEIFEKKGEPYFREAESRELERVSRESGQVVATGGGVVLKESNIRVMRRTGKIVYLKTSVDWLVSRLAHDTERPLLKGEDLEVRLGKLARQRASYYDKAGDFVFVTDGKTPEAVAVEISASGLLNEKNKS, encoded by the coding sequence GTGAACGTTTATCTGGTCGGCATGATGGGTTCCGGCAAATCCTCGACCGGGCAGGCGCTGGCCTCCCTGCTTGACCTCCGCTTCGTGGATGTGGACCGGGAAATCCAGAAAAGCGAAAGCGCGGCGGTCGCCGAGATTTTCGAGAAAAAAGGCGAGCCGTATTTCCGCGAGGCGGAATCCCGGGAACTCGAACGCGTGAGCCGCGAAAGCGGGCAAGTGGTCGCGACAGGCGGCGGCGTCGTGCTGAAAGAATCAAATATTCGCGTCATGCGCAGGACCGGAAAGATTGTTTATCTGAAGACTTCCGTGGATTGGCTGGTTTCAAGGCTGGCGCATGACACGGAGCGGCCGCTTCTCAAAGGGGAAGACCTCGAGGTGCGGCTCGGCAAGCTCGCCCGCCAGCGCGCTTCGTATTACGATAAAGCCGGCGACTTTGTTTTTGTGACCGACGGTAAAACGCCCGAGGCCGTGGCCGTGGAAATCAGCGCGAGTGGACTTTTGAATGAAAAAAATAAAAGTTAA
- the ilvC gene encoding ketol-acid reductoisomerase — protein MAKIYYDKDADLNVLKGKKVAIVGYGIQGRGQGLNLRDSGVDVIIAQRKGGKNYDQAVEDGFKPVEADEAAKQADVIQILTQDHLQAEIYEKSIKPHLKPGKALLFSHGFNIHFGYIKPPKEVDVYMIAPKGPGALVRTQFLEGGGVPCLVAIHQDASGTALKHALAYAKAIGGTRAGVIETNFKEETETDLFGEQVVLCGGLSELIRAGYDTLVKAGYQPEMAYFECQHEVKLIVDAIFAEGISGMHRRVSDTAEYGDYSRGKRIITDETRKTMAKILDEVRTGKFAQEWMDENKNGRPNYNKMRKECDEHPIEKVGTELRSMMHWIKNPTAKVPAAKAGAAR, from the coding sequence ATGGCAAAAATCTATTACGACAAAGACGCTGATTTGAACGTGCTGAAAGGCAAGAAAGTGGCCATCGTCGGCTACGGCATCCAGGGCCGCGGGCAGGGACTCAACCTGCGCGACTCCGGCGTGGACGTGATCATCGCCCAGCGCAAGGGCGGCAAGAACTACGACCAGGCCGTCGAAGACGGTTTCAAGCCGGTGGAAGCGGACGAAGCCGCGAAGCAGGCGGACGTCATCCAGATCCTCACGCAGGACCACCTGCAGGCCGAGATTTACGAAAAGAGCATCAAGCCCCATCTGAAGCCCGGCAAGGCGCTCCTTTTTTCGCACGGTTTCAACATTCACTTCGGTTACATCAAGCCGCCGAAGGAAGTCGACGTGTACATGATCGCCCCCAAGGGCCCGGGCGCGCTGGTGCGCACCCAGTTTCTCGAAGGCGGCGGTGTTCCGTGCCTCGTGGCGATTCATCAGGACGCTTCCGGCACCGCGCTGAAGCATGCGCTGGCCTATGCGAAAGCGATCGGCGGCACGCGCGCCGGCGTGATCGAAACGAATTTCAAGGAAGAGACGGAAACCGATCTCTTCGGCGAACAGGTCGTGCTGTGCGGCGGCCTCTCCGAACTGATCCGCGCGGGCTACGACACGCTCGTGAAAGCGGGCTACCAGCCGGAAATGGCGTACTTCGAATGCCAGCACGAAGTGAAGCTGATCGTCGACGCGATTTTCGCCGAAGGCATCAGCGGCATGCACCGCCGCGTGTCCGACACGGCCGAGTACGGCGATTATTCCCGCGGCAAGCGCATCATCACCGATGAAACGCGCAAGACCATGGCGAAGATCCTGGACGAAGTCCGTACCGGCAAGTTCGCGCAGGAATGGATGGACGAGAACAAGAACGGCCGTCCTAACTACAACAAGATGCGCAAAGAATGCGACGAGCACCCGATCGAAAAAGTCGGGACTGAGCTGCGTTCCATGATGCACTGGATTAAGAATCCGACCGCCAAGGTTCCGGCGGCCAAAGCGGGGGCTGCAAGGTAA
- a CDS encoding prepilin peptidase, which yields MIAAMFFLFGIIFGSFLNVCIHRFPREESIVWPGSHCPGCNGAIAWYDNIPLFSFLALRGKCRKCKAPIPMRYFWVELATGVIWMMFGMQYGLSLMTAAGIVYFTILLAITATDFETGYIPDKLTFPGMAAGLVLSAFFPGLHGQASLLRGLLHSFLGLLTGGGILLLMGMAGNLIYKKESMGGGDIKLMAMMGAFLGIKKILIAFLLGPILALPFALYAKWVKRDETIPYGPFLALAGAWLFFFGDVIWNYFFLLPS from the coding sequence ATGATCGCCGCCATGTTCTTTTTGTTCGGCATTATTTTTGGCAGCTTTTTGAACGTCTGCATCCACCGCTTCCCCCGGGAAGAATCGATCGTTTGGCCCGGTTCGCATTGCCCGGGCTGCAACGGCGCCATCGCGTGGTACGATAACATTCCGCTGTTCAGTTTTCTGGCGCTGCGGGGCAAGTGCCGGAAGTGCAAGGCGCCGATTCCCATGCGGTATTTCTGGGTGGAACTGGCGACCGGCGTCATCTGGATGATGTTCGGCATGCAGTACGGCCTTTCGCTCATGACCGCGGCCGGCATTGTTTATTTCACGATCCTGCTGGCAATCACGGCCACGGATTTCGAAACCGGATACATTCCGGACAAGCTCACGTTTCCCGGCATGGCCGCGGGCCTGGTGCTCAGCGCGTTTTTTCCGGGGCTGCATGGGCAGGCGTCGCTGCTAAGGGGGCTGCTGCATTCGTTTCTCGGACTCTTGACCGGCGGCGGCATCCTGCTGCTGATGGGCATGGCCGGGAACCTGATTTATAAAAAAGAAAGCATGGGCGGCGGCGACATCAAACTCATGGCCATGATGGGCGCCTTTCTCGGGATCAAAAAAATATTGATCGCGTTTCTCCTGGGCCCGATCCTGGCGCTGCCCTTCGCCCTGTACGCGAAATGGGTGAAGCGGGACGAGACCATCCCGTACGGCCCTTTTCTGGCGCTCGCCGGCGCCTGGCTGTTTTTTTTCGGCGATGTGATCTGGAATTATTTTTTTCTGCTTCCTTCATAA
- a CDS encoding RDD family protein — protein sequence MEPVSGEVVSQSVPAPKGRRFAAAFIDLFIIPIVLGLIIGLMIITVPDAVRSVILVVVNIAWLVFRDTVYSPGRAMVGTKLVSLTGPKVTVSQAFVRNILIVIPFLLVAGYIVEIISLMTKGERVADVWAKTRVVSVNG from the coding sequence ATGGAACCCGTGAGTGGTGAAGTGGTTAGCCAGTCGGTACCGGCGCCAAAAGGCCGCCGTTTTGCAGCGGCGTTTATCGACTTGTTCATTATCCCGATCGTTCTGGGATTGATCATCGGCTTGATGATCATCACGGTTCCTGATGCCGTGCGCAGCGTGATTCTGGTCGTGGTTAACATTGCCTGGCTTGTTTTTCGCGATACGGTTTATTCGCCGGGACGCGCCATGGTCGGAACCAAGCTGGTCAGCCTCACGGGCCCGAAAGTCACGGTAAGCCAGGCTTTCGTCCGCAACATCCTCATCGTGATTCCGTTTCTGCTGGTGGCCGGCTACATCGTCGAGATCATTTCTTTGATGACCAAGGGCGAGCGCGTCGCCGACGTCTGGGCCAAAACCCGGGTGGTGAGCGTCAACGGTTAA